From the genome of Kwoniella newhampshirensis strain CBS 13917 chromosome 12, whole genome shotgun sequence:
GGGTTTGCGACCACATGGATGTGGTGAAGGACGATTTGTGAGATCAGATGGAGAGTGATGGTATTGGGTAGGTGTAGGGTGAGCGGGTCGACATGACGATTGAACGagatagagagagagtAAGGGATGTCGGACGGGAGGCAAGTCAAGTGGTTCGATCAGCGCTTGTATGATGAGCACGAGCCAACAGGACCCAAGGTGAGTAAGAGGAAAACGACCCAACATACCTTGTGCATGATCGCGAGAACTGTACGGAGGAGGTACACTAGTCATCGTACTTGTTcgcctcgacctccttgATTGGGTTCAGTGGTCGGGGAATGCTGGGCTGAATGAATGATAGGAGGAAAACCGTTGCGTTTCACGACCCAATGTGTGGACAATCACATTTCCGAAGTGGACGTTTCAAATGCGCGTCATAGCCGGACCGGTGGTGGCACCGTTATGCACTCCGGTTCCAGTACTCGGTGGTAGGATCTTATGGTAGGCTATGTGATCAGGAGATTTATAGAgtatgcatgcatgcaaaGCGGTGTATAGGTCACGTCGAAGCCCCTCCCACAAGAGAGCCAACCCCCATCTATGTCCATGCAATATTATTACTTCTACCACCTAAACACCTACACGACAATTGTCCAAactgaagatgaggatgtcTTCCGCGCCGGTCCTCTCCAACTCATCCATGACCTTTGcgacctctttcctttccaCCATGACGCTGACAGCCACCCAAccctcttcatcaagaGGACTGACAGTCGCAGCACGTCTACCGGGTGTGATCGTCAGAGCAGTAGGAAGGTTGTCTCGCGTGATATTGTAAGAGGCGTAAACGTATCGCTTGGCAGCGAGGACACCGGCGAATCGTGATTTGATCAATGGGATCAAGGGCGAGAGTTCAGGAGTCAGTGTGGGGTGGGGGGTTTTGGAAGTGATTAGGACAGCTTCGGAAGACATGATGGTGTGGATAGCGTGAAGACCGGCAGCTCGCATGGTGTCGCCAGATTCTGCAGTAGAGTGTCAGCGAGGGACAAGTGCGAGTCGGGCATGGCCGGAGACAATTCTGGGGATGAgtcaagatcgagatgaagagagaaaggaaaaACCAGCTGAATGGGATTGTGCAAATGGATTTCCGTCGAGGAGGGGGGGGATGTTCAAGAacgaggaaagaagggcAGGGGGTTGTTACGACAAGACAGGGCAAAGTGATTGTCCCTACGTCTTGTCAAGATTGTAGATAGTGACTCACCAACCAAATCAACGATACCGTCAGCCATACCCAAAGCACAAGCAGCCTCAACACTTCCTCCAACATGTTCCACCCTagtcttcttcccctccatGACCTTCTTGTCCAATCCATTCTCCCCGCTGAACAGCTCCCGCGCAAGAACATCGAACGAAGTGGCGATCGTGCCTCCGCTCAGACCTTCGAGAGTCTGAATAGGTCCAGTGACGGGGACTTGTACTTGGAGTTTACATTTTCCGAAACCGAGAGGGAGGAGTTCGGAGATCTGGTCGCCGTGAGTGGATTCGGCGATGACATCTTGGCCAGTGATTCCCAATGCGACGGAACCGAGTGCTACGAATCGAGGGATGTCGGCGGCTGGCAAGAAGACGCTAGGGTAGAGCAAAATTGAAGAGTCAGCTTCGTGAGTTTCGAAACAAAGCTGGGATGGTGAAGTCAAGCACGTGCAACTAGCTCGAGCTTTGTGCATGTGCTAACGATGGACATTCTACCTGGATTTTATGACCATTGAAAGCTGCTGGTGATTCGGAGACAGAATCTTCACTCACAGAGCAATTGGGTGATTTTGGACCAAAGCGACATCCAACCTGTGAGCCCTATTGTACTTGATATCTGCTCCGGCCAACAATTCCAACGTCTTCTCCATCAATCTCCCCTTCTTAGGCACCGCGAACAACAGTCGGTCCTTGAGCGactcgacgaggagggacaTGGCTGATTCAGCTCCGAAAGAAGATTTGGTGGATCTGTCTCCGCCTGGAGCGACGGCGGTAGATGGAGGTGTGAGGAtggtcgatgaagatggggtGTCGACTTGGTTTGACATTTTGCTTTGGGTTCGATTTTTCCGCTTTCTGCTTGTTTTCCCTTTCGAGTGGTATATCAGATTTGAGCTGCTTCCAGGATCACTACCAGAATTGAGATGCTGATACCTGAGTGCGTTTTTTGATATCTGCTACTGGGTGCTATTGCAAGAGATACGACCAGAATTGATATCTCTTGCAGACGAGTAAAAAAAGTCCGACTACAACGCAGTGGTTGCAAGCAGCCTCTTAAAACTCTACTGGAAGCGTTTCACACAATTCGGTAATAAGTTGATCGGTGATTTCAGGGTTCAGACGACGGGGTAAAGGCTCGCCACGACCGCCACGGTTCTCTGGTCCAAAATAGGCGCGCGTTTGATCAATCGACCAGACCATAATAAACAAAAGGAATTAACCGGGGCTGGGCCACGCGTAAACTCTATTGTCAGTTTGAAATTGGATGGGATTCGAATATTGATCGAATGGGATGTTGCCTTACCGGAGCTCGTCCTTCTGTCCTACTTTCGTAGACCGTACACCGACTAGCTTTGGTGCAATCGACATTCCTCACCCCCTCCATTGACGGGGTGTAACACAAGACGGCGTGGAGACGAACCGTGACTGTACGCTATATCACACGTACACCACGCGGAACAACATCCCGCATCTTTGTGTTCGAGTGGGCTCGCAGCGGAAACGGATCATCTCGACAAACGACAGATACACGTCCCCTCACGACCTGACGATAACAAGCTTACTTCCCCCAAAAAGTCTTATTCGACTTCGACGACCCTCGTGTTCCGGTGCTTACGGGAATTTAGGCCCAAGATACGACGTGTACGTCAGGGATACGTACCTCCCCTGTCGCCGTCGCACGTCTTGGTCGATCACTCGACATCACGGGTCTTCTTTGAAAATGGGGGAGCAAGTGCTTGATCACTCGTCAACCCCAGACTatcgagaggaggaagctcCCATCTCTGATCTTCGACTTTCAAGTGAGTCATCCTACTCGCAAACGTCACGACGTGACATTCCGCTGATACTCTAATTGTGTAACTAGCCACTGAGCTGAACGCCTCTATCTCCACTACGACTTCACCGACGAACGCACTCGAACATCACCTGTCTCTCCAATCCTCCCGAccagctcctccatctccttcctcatcacgACCGACGTCCATCGCTATTGTTTCTCCTGAACACATTCAACTGTCGGCGTCGTCACCGTCATCCTTGGGCGAACCCGCGCGTGATAGATCCGGCTCTACGTCATCTCGTGGAGGTCGTCGAACGTCCGGTGCGTCATCGAGCACTTCGAAAGCGCCTCGTTCTCGAGCTTCGAGTAGGGCTCGACCAAAGTCGACTCTAGGGACGagcttctccttgcctAACCCTAGTCCTGCAGAGGCCGAGACTGAAAAAGGTAACGGTGGATTGGGGTTGGGAGTCGGACTGGGCGACGAAGGAGCAGCAGGTGTGCCATCAACTGTATTGGAGAATGTAGATTCGGCTCAAGCGTCCAAGGTCGAGATGACAATAGGAACGAGAACAGTGGTGGTTAAGGATTTCGCTTATTCACCCTTGGACGAAAGACATCATGGTCGTGGAGCGCCACTCCCTCAACGCGAATCATCCTCGACGTCCTTATTCAAATGGCCTTGGAAACAAGGAGGgaatggtggaggagattcACCGGATAtaggaggcgaagaagacgaggacgggAAGAAAGGTTGGGGAGGTTTTGGTCTGTTGGGTTGGAGGGGATTTGGTGCGAGAGGTACAcatcgatcatcctctcgaTTGGATGGAACAGGTCACTTGAATGGCAACGGTaacggagaagacgaaggagatgaaggagccGAATTCCAGCAGAACGACGACGGTGAAGAGTATTTCTCTTCCCCTGAACCTTCCGAGATGGATGcggatctcctcgtcactcaGAACAACCTCGATCCACCATACGCATTCACGGTCTTAGCACCGCCAGAAGATCCAGACGAAGAACCAAAGGGTCTTTACAGAGCTGCCTATGCTTTTGAAGGACTGAGCAGCAGCGAGATGAGTTTGGAGGAAGGCGATCTGTTGATGATCAGCGGCAGGGGAAACGGTGATCCTGGCTGGGTCATCgcgagaaggatgaaggtCGTCAAAGGcagagtggagaagggtgatgaCGGAGTGGGACTAGTCCCAGAGGGATATTTGGAGAGAGTCGAGGTGGTTAAAGACTATTAGCTTTGTGTGCGACagctgggaaggagggCGGTTGGCAATGCCTGACATCCCTTTGACTGGTGGattcttttctcttctcgtttcGCCATACCAGGGACTTCTGAGTATACCCCACATTCTGTATAAATTAGCCACCGTTTCAACCCATTTTTCTTTCTCTGGTCGTTCCCGTCTGGTTTGACCTAGGTCATGTTGCTCACATTGATCGAAAAGACGCATATGCATGTAGTTTCTTTTACCACAGTCGCAGTCCAACTGATAAAAACCACTCGGATGACTTGGTCTTCGACTGAATGCCACGTTCGGCATTTCGTTCTCGGCCGAAGTTGATGCAGCGAGGTAGTGGTCAATTGACAATGCGCGTGATTTGATTATTCATTCATGCGTAATTGGACTGAACAGCCGGACGGACTCCGACTCCGGGTACAATTCAACGGGtcacacccacacccacacattccatctctttccctcgtccatcttctaCTCACTCTATACCTATCATTTCGAACCTACCCAATCACTCAAAACATATCAATATCAATCAGTCAATCAAGATGGTCAAGGTAGGTCATGctcgtcttccaccattCCTCGATCGTGCTTTTGTATCAACGTCAGCTCGATTCGGGTGCGCTTGCTGACGAAATCGCGTTCCATGTCACTTTAACCGCGCGGGTCTTCCTTCTATTCCATCCCACTTGTTTCTCTCGCTTTTCACCCTCGTGTCCTCCTCGTAATAATACCCTGCGACCTCTCCGTCCTCATTACATCTGGTCCCATACCCAAACAATCAAACGCAACAACTTACAACGCACCACCGCTTCGATCGCACTCACAATCTACCCGCTGCGGAACCCCCTTGACACAGGCTGTAGCTGTTCTCAAGGGTGACTCTTCCGTCCAGGGTGTCATCACTTTCACTCAGGAGTCTGAGAACTCCCCCGTCACTGTCTCTGGTGACGTAAGTGCTTCAcctttccatcttcaccatgatatcccccttccctcctttcctcctaTCTCACTCGATCCTACGACTGCCCTTGAGAGCGGTCGACTTGGATCAAAAGGGGCACATGTACTCACTCTCACAACCTCGAACAGATCAAGAACCTCGCCGCCAACGCCGAGCGAGGTTTCCACATCCACGAGTTCGGAGATAACACCAACGGATGTACTTCTGCCGGTCCCCACTTCAACCCTCATGGCAAGAACCACGGTGGACCCACCTCTGCCGAGAGGCACGTTGGTGATCTCGGTGAGTTTGGCGCGGTCTCCTTCGAGTGATGCCGAGGTTCTGCGAGAATGGTCAGCGGCTTCATGGATCGGAATGACATCGGTCCGATGGCGAGGGGTACTCTAGCTAGCGTCGATCAAGTGAACATGCTGGGAATCTTGAGTTGACGTTACAATCACACAGGTAACGTCAAGACCGACGGTTCCGGTAGCGCCTCAGTGAGCATCACCGGTGAGTCATAACAAATTATCATTGATTATAAGTTATCTGTCGACTGACTCTCTgacccctctctcccttaCCATTTCCGTCGTCCAACCCACAGACAagtccatctccctcttcggCCCTTACTCCATCATCGGCCGATCTGCTGTCGTCCACGAGGGCACCGATGACTTCGGTACCGGTGGTCACCCCGACTCGCTCAAGACCGGTAACGCTGGTGGCCGAGCTGCTTGCGGTgtcatgtgagtgtcgagTGATGTCCAAGGTCAGGAGCTCTTCGCTGATGTGGATTGTGGCGTGATAGTGGTATCTCCAACTAAGCGTTGAGGTATTAAGAATGAGAACAGTCAGTAGTTGTCAGTAGCGATAGTGATGAATGAATAAGACGAAGTGCAGTAGTGAATTACCTGTCTCAAGGATAGACGCGTACAAAATCATACCACAAAGTGACATATACATGGATAATGGGAGGGACAAAGCGTCACAGATATCGTTCTAGACTGAGATATCAGAGGTTTGACTATATAATCCTTCCGACCGCTTTTTGTATAGAGTcagaccaagaccaacaACCGTCCCTATTGATTAACAAGGTATTCGATTGCCGGACGGCAGATATCTTCTACCCATCGCTCAGACCTGGACCTGATGGAACAAGGAGCGAGGGTCATGATCATCTCTCTGCAACCTAAGAAGGAAAGTCATCATTTCTTTAAAAAAACAGGAAGGAatggagaaagaaagaggagagagagagtaaTCAGCGGAATCGTTGATCTGACTTTTAGGTGTCTCTGGGCGAGCGTAGAGTGAGAATGGGAGGGTGGATTATAATACCGATATATTGCCGAGAAGTGGCGGAAGTGAATGCGTCAAGTCGAACCCATGTGGTCGTGGTAACCACCTCAGCAGTGACTCGTCGATGGGATTCGACTTTTGTGACAAAAGACATGGATCACTCTCACGCATCATTCCTCCTTTGAAACACTCTTCACTTTCTTCGAAAACAGCTTTGTCTCGCTAGCCGATTATTACTTCCTGACGGACAGCATCTCGAATCCTCTCGACTGGCTTTCACAAGAGGACGGAAATCGAACCGAATCGTCCAACTCCTTCTGCATTTCATCGGAAaactctcttcctcttaCCGCAACTTCAAGTCTCTCCAATATGGACACGATCAACGCCCCTTCTGCAGCTGCTTCTTCAGGTCCTTCAGGTCCTTTCCAGGAGGTCCAAGTCGACGTTACGAAATTGACGGCTTTGAGTCCCGAAGTCATCTCAAAACAAGCTACAGTGCGTGTCCttttcctccctcctcttcttacAGGATCCAGTCAAGTGGCAACCTTCTCTTCATATACTGTCTCTTACGTGCACACTCCGCTCTGTCTCCTCTCCTATCATTACTTGCTTACTGTCTGGTGACCGTGAACGGAGCTGATACTTTCAACTGCATTCAGATCAACATCGGTACTATCGGTCATGTAGCTCACGGCAAATCTTCGACTGTCAGAGCTATCTCGGGTGTTCAAACTGTCAGATTCAAGAATGAGTTGGAGAGAAACATCACGATCAAGTTGGGTTATGCAAATGCcaaagtgagtggagaTCCCATCGTACTCTCCCGTTCAGTGACCATTCTTGCGTCAAGTCCTGGTGATAGTCGGTTGGAGCGGTTTGGTGTTCTGTATGCGAAGAGAAGGTCTGGATACAGGGAGTTTGCGGAAGACCATGAATACGTTCAAGGGAAGAGTTTGGCGCAAAGTCTGATGCAGATCTAATGCAGATCTACAAATGTCAAAATCCAAACTGTCCCCCACCAAGCTGCTTCAAATCATACCCTTCAAGTAAGGAGGCGAACCCCAAGTGTGAAAGACCAGGATGTGATGGCCGAATGGATCt
Proteins encoded in this window:
- a CDS encoding ATP phosphoribosyltransferase, translated to MSNQVDTPSSSTILTPPSTAVAPGGDRSTKSSFGAESAMSLLVESLKDRLLFAVPKKGRLMEKTLELLAGADIKYNRAHRLDVALVQNHPIALVFLPAADIPRFVALGSVALGITGQDVIAESTHGDQISELLPLGFGKCKLQVQVPVTGPIQTLEGLSGGTIATSFDVLARELFSGENGLDKKVMEGKKTRVEHVGGSVEAACALGMADGIVDLVESGDTMRAAGLHAIHTIMSSEAVLITSKTPHPTLTPELSPLIPLIKSRFAGVLAAKRYVYASYNITRDNLPTALTITPGRRAATVSPLDEEGWVAVSVMVERKEVAKVMDELERTGAEDILIFSLDNCRVGV
- a CDS encoding superoxide dismutase [Cu-Zn], giving the protein MVKAVAVLKGDSSVQGVITFTQESENSPVTVSGDIKNLAANAERGFHIHEFGDNTNGCTSAGPHFNPHGKNHGGPTSAERHVGDLGNVKTDGSGSASVSITDKSISLFGPYSIIGRSAVVHEGTDDFGTGGHPDSLKTGNAGGRAACGVM